A genomic segment from Pirellulales bacterium encodes:
- a CDS encoding DUF1501 domain-containing protein, whose product MLQLTGKGSTQTCDGLTRRDFLQAGTLGALGLSLADLVAAEAQGKVAPGHDDRSVIMIFNLGAPSQIDTWDPKPDAPAEIRGPFKPIKTNAPAIEITEIFPRMAQHADKFSLVRSCFHTAAAVHDTGHQMMQTGRLFTGGINTPHAGCVLSYLRGRKSDLPAHVILPEPMGRTGGNMPHGQDAGFLGKAHDPFALMADPSQPNFKVPDLLPPAQIGEARLDRRRRLRSIVDDQVKNFEASDSAQLLDSNFQAAFRLMTSTQAREAFDLSKEPPQVRERYGMTRFGQSCLLARRLIEAGVRFVTVNTFITVFDEITWDIHGSKPFTSIEGMRDIVAPMYDQAYSALLEDLTARGMLGNTLVCNLAEFGRTPRVNPAGGRDHWPQVWTCYFAGGGVQGGRVVGRSDPIGGVPAERPVEPAEIVATIYRSLGLDLETKLPGPQSRPFPLVDFGKHEIKELF is encoded by the coding sequence ATGCTCCAACTCACCGGCAAGGGATCCACACAGACCTGCGACGGCCTGACGCGCCGCGACTTTCTGCAAGCGGGCACGCTGGGCGCCCTCGGACTGTCGCTGGCCGACCTGGTGGCCGCCGAGGCCCAGGGCAAGGTGGCGCCGGGCCACGACGACCGCTCGGTAATCATGATCTTCAACCTCGGCGCTCCGAGCCAGATCGACACCTGGGATCCGAAGCCCGACGCACCGGCCGAAATTCGCGGTCCCTTCAAACCGATCAAGACCAACGCGCCGGCCATCGAGATCACGGAAATCTTTCCGCGGATGGCCCAGCATGCCGACAAGTTCTCGCTGGTGCGAAGCTGCTTCCACACCGCCGCCGCCGTTCACGACACCGGCCACCAGATGATGCAGACCGGCCGGCTGTTTACCGGCGGCATCAACACGCCGCACGCCGGTTGCGTGCTCAGCTATCTCCGCGGACGCAAAAGCGACCTGCCGGCGCATGTGATTTTGCCCGAACCGATGGGCCGCACCGGTGGCAACATGCCGCACGGGCAAGACGCCGGCTTTCTGGGCAAGGCGCACGACCCGTTCGCCCTGATGGCCGATCCTTCGCAGCCGAACTTCAAGGTGCCCGACCTGCTGCCGCCGGCACAGATCGGCGAGGCCCGGCTCGATCGCCGCCGCCGCTTGCGGAGCATCGTCGACGATCAGGTCAAAAACTTCGAAGCCAGCGACAGCGCCCAGCTTCTCGACAGCAATTTTCAGGCGGCCTTCCGCTTGATGACCAGCACGCAGGCCCGTGAGGCCTTCGATCTCTCGAAGGAGCCGCCACAGGTGCGCGAGCGTTACGGCATGACGCGGTTCGGTCAAAGCTGCCTGTTGGCTCGGCGGCTGATCGAGGCCGGCGTGCGGTTCGTGACCGTCAACACGTTCATCACGGTGTTCGACGAAATCACCTGGGACATTCACGGCTCGAAGCCCTTCACGTCGATCGAAGGCATGCGCGACATCGTGGCCCCGATGTACGACCAGGCATACTCCGCCTTGCTGGAAGACCTGACGGCGCGCGGCATGCTGGGCAATACGCTGGTTTGCAATCTGGCGGAGTTCGGCCGCACGCCGCGCGTGAACCCAGCGGGCGGCCGCGACCACTGGCCGCAGGTTTGGACCTGCTATTTCGCGGGCGGCGGCGTGCAAGGCGGGCGGGTGGTGGGCCGCAGCGATCCGATCGGCGGCGTGCCGGCCGAGCGGCCCGTCGAGCCGGCCGAGATCGTCGCCACGATCTATCGCAGCCTCGGTCTCGACCTGGAAACCAAGCTTCCCGGCCCGCAGTCGCGGCCCTTCCCGCTGGTCGATTTCGGCAAGCATGAAATCAAGGAGTTGTTCTAA
- a CDS encoding Imm15 family immunity protein: MRTQFESVLREQHLLDDLSAFADPAYFDETPLYSRYRQVDFLKRYGDENLLLIELALGYLDRVASAMQGDRIARFAAITVISDDGGKHLVPQIFVCNGDVEHRLAGLQLVEPSSVLGKQVKELVAQARPGGDFGVYDDRATVPGDVRVFVGHKSPPHGFMAVAHLAASWAEETQR, from the coding sequence ATGAGAACGCAATTTGAATCGGTACTGCGCGAGCAGCACCTCCTGGACGACCTCTCAGCTTTCGCGGATCCTGCGTATTTCGATGAGACGCCTCTCTATTCGCGCTATCGGCAGGTTGACTTCTTGAAGCGATACGGTGACGAGAATCTGCTGTTGATTGAATTGGCGCTTGGCTATCTGGATCGGGTAGCCTCCGCCATGCAAGGCGACCGGATCGCGCGGTTCGCCGCAATCACGGTGATTAGCGATGATGGCGGTAAACATCTCGTCCCGCAGATTTTCGTCTGCAACGGTGACGTCGAACACCGGCTTGCCGGCCTGCAACTCGTTGAACCATCAAGCGTCTTAGGGAAACAAGTCAAAGAACTGGTCGCGCAAGCAAGGCCCGGCGGCGACTTCGGCGTGTATGACGATCGCGCCACGGTTCCGGGCGACGTAAGAGTATTCGTGGGCCACAAGTCGCCGCCGCACGGGTTCATGGCTGTGGCCCATCTTGCGGCCTCCTGGGCGGAGGAGACGCAACGGTGA
- a CDS encoding DUF1549 domain-containing protein, translated as MSALIVSSWWAVPTLRADEALVLLPGNVKLSGSQAYQALLVEESRGGQFVGQVADGVTFESSNPQVVTIDDGVARPMGNGQATITAKVGERSATAAVTVSDMEKPFRWSFRNHVESVLAKAGCSSGACHGAQAGKNGFKLSLRGYDPEGDFNTITRQARGRRIVPSDPGRSLILTKPTGAVPHKGGLRFRVNSLEYRVLADWIAAGTPPPTPDDPRLVRLEILPASSVLKPEMKQQLVVLAHFNDGHTEDVTRWAKFTSTNESVAQVGELGQVKVMGYGEGAITAWYLSRVVTATISSPYPTPVAAEVFAKAERRNFIDELVLAKLASLSIPPSPPAGDREFLRRAYLDTIGVLPTAEESRAFSNDASADKRDKLIESLLQRPEFIDYWAYKWSDLLLVNSEKLRPPAMWAYYTWIRNQVEANTPWDEFARQVVTAKGSTLENGATNFFVLHQDAPDVTETTTVAFLGMSVNCARCHNHPLEKWTNNQYYAMANLYARVKLKASPGEGNTIVFAATDGDLLQPLTGKPQPPTPLDGEPLAIDSPDDRRQHLARWLTSPDNPYFSRAIANRVWANFFGVGLVEMVDDMRLTNPASNEELLNAAAKFLVDHHFDLKSLMRAVLQSKTYQRSSQPLAENKADGRFYSRYYPRRLMAEVLLDAMSQVTGAPTQFGDYPLGWRAMQLPDANVNSYFLRTFGRPERVITCECERTSEPTMVQVLHISNGNSLNDKLQAKGNRIEQLLAANTADDKLIEELYLSALSRPPTDDEKSRVLGVLAEPGQDKRQVVEDLYWSVLSSREFLFNH; from the coding sequence ATGTCCGCATTGATTGTCAGTTCTTGGTGGGCGGTGCCCACCCTACGCGCGGACGAGGCGCTGGTGTTGCTGCCGGGCAACGTCAAGCTCTCCGGCTCGCAGGCGTATCAAGCGCTGCTGGTCGAGGAATCTCGTGGCGGCCAGTTCGTCGGGCAAGTTGCCGATGGTGTGACGTTCGAGTCGAGCAATCCGCAGGTTGTGACGATCGACGACGGCGTGGCCCGGCCGATGGGAAACGGGCAAGCGACGATCACCGCCAAAGTCGGCGAGCGGTCGGCGACGGCCGCGGTGACCGTCAGCGATATGGAAAAGCCGTTCCGTTGGAGCTTTCGCAACCATGTCGAAAGCGTGTTGGCCAAGGCTGGCTGTAGCTCGGGAGCGTGCCATGGAGCACAGGCGGGCAAGAACGGCTTCAAACTCTCGTTGCGTGGCTATGACCCCGAAGGCGACTTCAACACGATCACGCGCCAGGCGCGCGGCCGACGCATCGTGCCCAGCGATCCGGGCCGCAGCCTGATCCTCACCAAGCCGACCGGCGCCGTGCCGCACAAAGGCGGCCTGCGGTTCCGCGTCAATTCGCTGGAATATCGCGTGCTGGCCGATTGGATCGCCGCCGGCACGCCGCCGCCCACGCCTGACGATCCGCGGCTCGTGCGATTGGAAATCTTGCCCGCCTCCTCGGTGCTGAAGCCCGAGATGAAGCAACAGCTTGTCGTGCTGGCGCACTTCAACGACGGTCACACGGAAGACGTCACCCGCTGGGCGAAGTTCACGTCGACCAACGAGTCGGTGGCCCAGGTCGGCGAACTCGGTCAGGTCAAGGTCATGGGCTACGGCGAGGGGGCGATCACCGCCTGGTATCTGAGCCGCGTCGTCACCGCCACGATCAGCTCGCCCTATCCCACGCCCGTTGCGGCCGAAGTGTTTGCCAAAGCCGAGCGGCGCAATTTCATCGACGAGTTGGTGCTGGCGAAACTGGCCAGTCTCAGTATTCCACCTTCGCCGCCCGCCGGCGATCGCGAGTTTTTGCGGCGGGCCTATCTCGATACCATCGGCGTGCTGCCCACCGCCGAGGAAAGTCGGGCCTTTTCGAACGACGCGTCGGCTGACAAGCGCGACAAGCTTATCGAGTCGCTCTTGCAGCGGCCGGAGTTCATCGATTACTGGGCCTACAAATGGTCGGACCTGTTGCTGGTCAATAGCGAAAAGCTCCGTCCGCCGGCGATGTGGGCGTACTACACCTGGATTCGCAATCAGGTCGAGGCGAATACTCCGTGGGACGAGTTCGCCCGGCAGGTGGTGACCGCCAAGGGAAGCACGCTGGAGAACGGGGCCACGAACTTCTTCGTGTTGCACCAGGACGCTCCGGACGTGACCGAGACGACGACGGTGGCCTTCCTGGGCATGTCGGTGAATTGTGCCCGCTGCCACAACCATCCGCTGGAGAAATGGACGAACAACCAGTATTACGCGATGGCGAACCTTTATGCCCGCGTGAAGCTCAAGGCCTCGCCCGGCGAAGGCAACACGATCGTTTTCGCCGCGACCGACGGCGACCTGCTCCAACCGCTCACCGGCAAACCGCAGCCGCCGACTCCGCTCGACGGGGAGCCGCTGGCCATCGACTCGCCCGACGACCGGCGGCAGCACCTGGCCCGCTGGCTGACTTCGCCCGACAATCCGTACTTCAGCCGGGCGATCGCCAATCGCGTATGGGCGAACTTTTTCGGCGTCGGCCTGGTGGAGATGGTCGACGATATGCGGCTCACGAATCCGGCCAGCAACGAAGAACTGTTGAACGCGGCGGCGAAGTTCCTGGTCGACCATCATTTCGACCTGAAATCGCTGATGCGGGCGGTGCTGCAATCGAAGACTTATCAGCGCAGCAGCCAACCGCTGGCCGAGAACAAAGCCGATGGCCGCTTTTACTCTCGCTATTACCCGCGGCGGTTGATGGCCGAGGTGTTGCTCGACGCCATGTCGCAGGTGACCGGCGCGCCGACGCAGTTCGGCGACTATCCGCTCGGTTGGCGGGCGATGCAATTGCCCGACGCGAACGTCAACTCGTATTTCCTGCGGACGTTCGGACGTCCCGAGCGGGTGATCACATGCGAGTGCGAACGGACGTCCGAGCCGACGATGGTGCAGGTGTTGCACATCTCCAACGGCAACTCGCTGAACGACAAGCTGCAGGCAAAAGGCAATCGCATCGAGCAGCTTTTGGCCGCCAACACGGCGGACGACAAGTTGATCGAGGAGCTTTATCTCAGCGCCCTATCGCGGCCGCCGACCGACGACGAGAAGTCGCGAGTGCTCGGCGTGTTGGCCGAACCGGGCCAGGACAAGCGGCAGGTCGTGGAAGACCTTTACTGGAGCGTGTTGAGCAGCCGAGAGTTTTTGTTCAACCATTAG
- a CDS encoding DUF1501 domain-containing protein: MTTRRQILRWGSLGLVGLNLVELLRASAPGAANRRPAKSCILFFLEGGPAHQDLWDMKPNAPAEVRGEFEPIATSVPGIHVCEHLPLLSQQMHHVALVRSVHHAVVDHNAGSYYALTGRSPVKGGQLIIRDEPDNFPPFGAVLSRLLPVERRLPAFVHLPEIMSNNGYDLPGQRAGFLGAAFDPLVTGDASVSGFQVPGLGLPAEVPIERLDGRHRLLRLLDERLGRLADDAPLDDMDTHYRQAFQLLTSSEARRAFDLSGESDSLRRRYGLPDRTDRSREARQFGGLPHLGQCLLLARRLVEAGVRLVTVGTGRRFDQSWDTHRQHFPLLKRSLLPYFDRAFSALLEDLDARGLLAETLVVAMGEFGRTPKLGQITSGAGADAAGRDHWPHCYTVLFAGGGVRGGTVYGQSDRWAAYPAHDPVTPDDVAATLYRAMGIDAETRIVDPLGRPQSIALGQPINEIFASQPPTARKAPK; the protein is encoded by the coding sequence ATGACCACTCGCCGGCAGATCCTGCGCTGGGGCTCTCTCGGGCTCGTCGGCCTCAATCTGGTCGAACTGCTGCGCGCCAGCGCCCCCGGCGCCGCAAATCGGCGGCCGGCAAAATCGTGCATCCTGTTCTTTTTGGAAGGCGGTCCGGCGCATCAAGACCTGTGGGATATGAAGCCCAACGCCCCGGCCGAGGTGCGCGGCGAGTTCGAACCGATCGCCACCTCTGTGCCCGGCATCCACGTGTGCGAACATCTGCCGTTGCTCTCGCAGCAGATGCACCATGTTGCGCTGGTGCGCTCGGTGCATCACGCGGTGGTCGATCATAACGCCGGCAGCTACTACGCCCTCACAGGCCGCTCGCCCGTCAAAGGCGGTCAGCTCATCATTCGCGACGAGCCCGACAACTTTCCGCCATTCGGAGCGGTGCTGTCGCGGCTACTGCCGGTCGAGCGGCGGCTGCCGGCATTCGTCCATCTGCCGGAGATCATGTCGAACAACGGCTACGACCTGCCGGGACAACGGGCCGGCTTTCTCGGCGCCGCCTTTGATCCCCTGGTGACCGGCGACGCCAGCGTGTCGGGCTTTCAGGTTCCCGGTCTCGGACTGCCCGCCGAAGTGCCCATCGAACGGCTCGATGGCCGGCACCGCTTGCTGAGATTGTTGGATGAACGGCTGGGCCGGCTGGCTGACGACGCGCCGCTCGACGATATGGACACCCATTATCGCCAAGCCTTCCAGCTTTTGACTTCGTCGGAGGCCCGCCGGGCATTCGACCTGTCGGGCGAGTCCGACTCGCTCCGCCGCCGTTACGGTTTGCCCGACCGGACCGATCGTTCGCGCGAAGCCCGGCAGTTTGGCGGCCTGCCGCACCTGGGGCAGTGCCTGCTGCTGGCCCGCCGCCTGGTCGAAGCCGGCGTGCGGCTGGTAACGGTGGGCACCGGCCGGCGGTTCGATCAATCGTGGGACACCCACCGGCAGCACTTTCCGCTCTTGAAGCGGTCGCTGTTGCCGTATTTCGATCGGGCCTTCTCGGCGTTGCTGGAAGATCTTGACGCACGCGGCCTGCTGGCCGAGACGCTGGTCGTGGCGATGGGTGAATTCGGCCGCACGCCGAAACTCGGCCAGATCACCAGCGGCGCGGGGGCCGACGCCGCCGGCCGCGACCATTGGCCGCACTGCTACACGGTGCTGTTTGCCGGCGGGGGCGTCCGCGGCGGCACTGTCTATGGTCAATCCGATCGCTGGGCTGCCTATCCTGCCCATGACCCGGTGACTCCCGACGACGTCGCCGCCACCCTTTATCGCGCCATGGGAATCGACGCCGAAACGCGGATCGTCGACCCGTTGGGCCGGCCGCAGTCGATCGCCCTCGGGCAACCGATCAACGAAATTTTCGCGTCTCAGCCCCCAACCGCTCGAAAAGCACCCAAATGA
- a CDS encoding DUF433 domain-containing protein codes for MNTLLSRITLDPAVCHGKPCVRGLRYAVEMLLELLSSGMTFEELLSDYPDLERDDLLAVLAFAARLAQTKRLQRVDS; via the coding sequence ATGAATACGTTGCTCTCACGAATCACGCTCGATCCGGCCGTTTGCCATGGCAAGCCGTGCGTCCGCGGACTGCGATATGCGGTCGAAATGCTCTTGGAGCTGCTTAGCTCTGGGATGACGTTCGAGGAACTGCTGAGCGATTACCCCGATCTTGAGCGCGACGATCTCCTTGCGGTTCTGGCCTTTGCGGCCAGGCTCGCGCAAACCAAGCGGTTGCAGCGCGTCGACTCATGA
- a CDS encoding UPF0175 family protein — MVRLTIDLPEGALAGLGKEPTAFAAEMRLTAAVKWYEIRLISQGRAAEIAGLSRREFLDQLARFNVSPFQYGAEEIVAESRG, encoded by the coding sequence ATGGTCCGACTAACGATTGATCTGCCCGAAGGGGCACTTGCCGGCTTGGGCAAAGAGCCAACGGCCTTTGCGGCGGAGATGCGCCTGACGGCGGCGGTGAAATGGTACGAGATTCGATTGATTTCTCAAGGTCGTGCTGCCGAAATCGCCGGCCTCTCGCGTCGCGAGTTCCTGGACCAGCTCGCGCGGTTTAATGTCTCGCCATTTCAGTATGGAGCCGAGGAAATCGTCGCGGAGTCGCGCGGGTGA